From Demequina lutea, a single genomic window includes:
- a CDS encoding DUF3046 domain-containing protein, with the protein MRLSEFRLAVVEAFGDAYAPTLCKQLALTTLDSLTANEALERGVAPRDVWHALCDQMDVAPAVRSGVDVKRLIPPRR; encoded by the coding sequence GTGCGGTTGTCGGAGTTTCGTTTGGCCGTGGTCGAGGCGTTTGGCGATGCCTACGCCCCCACATTGTGTAAGCAGCTGGCGCTCACCACGTTGGACTCACTCACGGCCAACGAGGCCCTCGAGCGCGGCGTGGCGCCGCGGGACGTGTGGCACGCCCTGTGCGATCAAATGGACGTCGCTCCTGCCGTCAGGTCGGGCGTCGATGTCAAGCGCCTCATTCCGCCTAGGCGTTAG
- a CDS encoding helix-turn-helix domain-containing protein: protein MPILRNELGDVLRDARLGQGRTLRDISSDARVSLGYLSEVERGQKEASSELLASICLALDVPMSAILREVSVRFEMAEGLIDTRSLRRMPVMPAIPDTVPELLRSIKQ from the coding sequence ATGCCGATTCTGCGCAATGAACTTGGCGACGTGCTTCGCGACGCCCGACTCGGACAGGGTAGAACCTTGAGGGATATCTCCTCCGATGCCCGTGTGTCCCTTGGGTACCTCAGCGAGGTTGAAAGAGGACAGAAGGAAGCCTCGAGCGAATTGCTTGCCTCGATCTGCTTGGCTCTGGACGTTCCGATGTCAGCCATTCTCCGCGAGGTGTCTGTGCGGTTCGAGATGGCCGAGGGTCTGATCGATACCCGGTCACTGCGCCGCATGCCAGTCATGCCGGCCATTCCTGACACGGTCCCCGAACTGCTGCGGTCGATTAAGCAGTAG
- a CDS encoding CinA family protein: MSPEAAAIIELAKRAGVTLATAESLTGGAVCEALVSVAGASAVVRGGIVAYHTEVKVGALGVSTLLIEREGPVAHSVAIAMARGALRLFGADVAVATTGVAGPEPHGGREPGTVVVAVVGPGPELVTTVYIEGNRDDVMHGAVAVALDHLTRALSSLDAR, encoded by the coding sequence ATGTCGCCTGAAGCGGCCGCCATCATCGAGCTTGCCAAGCGGGCCGGAGTGACCCTTGCCACGGCGGAGTCGTTGACGGGAGGGGCGGTGTGCGAGGCGCTCGTGTCCGTAGCTGGAGCGTCGGCAGTGGTGAGGGGAGGCATCGTCGCCTACCACACGGAGGTCAAGGTCGGCGCTTTGGGAGTGAGCACACTGCTCATCGAACGCGAGGGCCCGGTGGCTCACTCCGTCGCGATTGCGATGGCGCGCGGAGCGCTCAGGTTGTTCGGCGCAGACGTCGCGGTTGCCACGACGGGAGTGGCGGGACCCGAACCGCATGGGGGGCGCGAACCCGGAACCGTCGTGGTGGCGGTCGTGGGACCGGGCCCTGAGTTGGTGACGACTGTTTACATTGAGGGGAATCGTGACGATGTAATGCATGGGGCCGTCGCAGTCGCGCTCGATCACCTGACGCGGGCGCTGTCTTCCCTGGATGCGCGGTAG
- the pgsA gene encoding CDP-diacylglycerol--glycerol-3-phosphate 3-phosphatidyltransferase produces the protein MVREVPNLLTVLRLLAVPVMVACLLVDNGAQERWRWIAWLVFVLAAATDALDGYLARRWEVVSAFGKLADPLADKALVLGALVMLAVGGETPWWPLIVVAIREASVTIGRLAVARDVVIPASAGGKLKTALQVLAISMLLLPVQTTWVDAVGLWVLYASVVVAVATGVDYAWRIGRIAMRHRVFPVADTADAMGEGGHVA, from the coding sequence GTGGTGCGTGAGGTTCCGAATTTGCTGACGGTGTTGCGGCTGCTAGCCGTCCCCGTCATGGTGGCGTGCCTTCTCGTCGACAACGGTGCTCAAGAGCGATGGCGATGGATCGCCTGGCTCGTGTTCGTGCTTGCGGCCGCGACCGATGCGCTCGATGGCTATCTCGCGCGGCGTTGGGAAGTCGTTTCTGCCTTCGGCAAGCTTGCCGACCCCCTCGCGGACAAGGCGCTGGTGCTTGGCGCGCTCGTCATGCTGGCCGTCGGAGGGGAGACGCCTTGGTGGCCGCTCATCGTGGTGGCCATCAGGGAGGCCAGCGTCACGATCGGGCGGCTGGCTGTTGCCCGCGACGTCGTGATTCCCGCTTCGGCCGGAGGAAAGCTCAAGACCGCGCTCCAGGTTCTGGCGATCTCTATGTTGCTCTTGCCGGTCCAGACCACGTGGGTGGACGCCGTCGGCTTGTGGGTGCTTTACGCGTCGGTTGTGGTTGCTGTCGCGACGGGCGTCGATTACGCATGGCGCATCGGGAGGATTGCCATGCGGCATCGCGTGTTTCCGGTTGCCGACACCGCGGACGCGATGGGCGAAGGCGGTCATGTCGCCTGA
- a CDS encoding putative bifunctional diguanylate cyclase/phosphodiesterase yields MGGFLELLQKPNVATGVAVFVLVALAGVFVSFIRSGRVRRSRDLALRKERSMRKQFEAILSSARDGVLIISRTSEIVVLTDMAAHMMGIDKSAVLGTPLGQLPFKAVDEHGRPLLVQEVFAPGRDDDRPRVIGVPGRRGSEDVRWLQVKSRKVPDAVDGDSATVTTLMDTSGLQEAAEALNRSDAQFRRAMENAPVGMALVDLEWRLMAVNRAFATMMGSTVAALRGTPFSALSHPRDVQAEREQLQRLYDGLQNHFSLEKRYVRADGNVVWAVLDVALVRYAGGAPDHYVVQVRDSTDDRLHSELMAHRAMHDPLTGLANRTLMQEVLQKVLDQPDATSRVGVIAVDLDGFKGLNDRFGHAAGDSALVHVAGVLRSATAGRGTVARIGGDEFVIVVQDSDCGKALYEIAGAIHAGLKRPLQVKRHQLNLHCSVGIAMADGDTVAGGAPSLLSAADAAMYRAKALGKSRTEVYDPSMQSTNDHHSVLGGELAKAIEHGDLVLHYQPVMDLASRSVVGYEALVRWQHPTRGLLLPGAFLGLLDDRKLATELGTALVELAAAFLAQFPEPGVWVSLNVSADQLGDSEFANSVLSAIARYRLSPQRLVVELTEASLVAPNTRIRHELTELRNAGVPILLDDFGTGVSPLSYLRDLPVSGVKLDMSFVAGIPEDPSGARVSRALGALARELGLATIAEGIETESQADFLSRCGWKYGQGWLFGVAQPAAAVFAMGLPFMESLIEARPQELDNPFDLPSARSAH; encoded by the coding sequence ATGGGAGGATTCCTAGAGTTACTCCAAAAGCCCAATGTGGCTACTGGAGTGGCCGTGTTTGTCCTCGTGGCGCTCGCAGGAGTATTCGTATCGTTCATCCGCTCCGGACGCGTCCGCCGTTCCCGTGATTTGGCGCTCCGCAAAGAGCGCAGCATGCGCAAGCAGTTTGAAGCCATCTTGTCTTCCGCACGCGACGGAGTCCTCATCATTTCGCGCACGAGCGAGATCGTTGTCCTGACCGACATGGCCGCGCACATGATGGGCATCGACAAGAGTGCCGTGCTCGGGACCCCGCTCGGACAGTTGCCCTTCAAGGCGGTCGACGAGCATGGCCGTCCGTTGCTCGTACAAGAGGTGTTCGCCCCTGGAAGGGACGACGACCGGCCCCGCGTTATCGGAGTTCCGGGACGGCGGGGCAGCGAAGATGTGCGGTGGCTCCAGGTGAAGTCTCGCAAGGTGCCAGATGCCGTCGATGGCGACTCGGCAACCGTGACCACGCTCATGGATACTAGTGGCCTTCAGGAGGCAGCCGAGGCGCTCAATCGCTCGGATGCCCAGTTCCGCAGGGCGATGGAGAACGCCCCCGTCGGCATGGCACTCGTCGATCTGGAGTGGCGCCTGATGGCCGTCAACAGGGCCTTTGCGACGATGATGGGCTCCACGGTGGCCGCGCTCAGGGGGACGCCGTTCAGCGCCCTTTCTCACCCTCGCGACGTCCAGGCGGAACGCGAGCAATTGCAGCGGCTCTACGACGGCCTGCAAAATCACTTCTCCTTGGAGAAGCGCTACGTGCGGGCTGATGGGAACGTGGTGTGGGCCGTTCTCGACGTCGCGCTCGTGCGGTACGCGGGAGGCGCGCCAGACCACTATGTGGTTCAGGTCCGTGATTCGACCGACGACCGCCTCCACTCCGAGCTGATGGCCCACCGCGCCATGCACGACCCGTTGACTGGCCTCGCCAACCGCACCCTGATGCAAGAGGTGCTGCAGAAGGTGCTCGATCAGCCCGATGCCACGTCCAGGGTGGGAGTGATCGCCGTCGACCTCGACGGGTTCAAGGGCCTCAACGACCGCTTTGGGCACGCCGCCGGTGACAGCGCGCTTGTCCACGTCGCCGGCGTGTTGCGATCGGCCACCGCGGGGCGAGGCACCGTCGCACGCATCGGCGGCGATGAATTCGTCATCGTGGTCCAGGATTCCGATTGCGGCAAAGCGCTGTATGAGATTGCGGGCGCGATCCACGCGGGACTCAAGCGGCCGCTTCAGGTCAAGAGGCATCAACTGAACCTGCACTGCTCGGTGGGCATCGCGATGGCGGACGGCGACACCGTCGCAGGCGGTGCTCCCAGCCTCTTGAGCGCGGCAGACGCCGCGATGTACCGCGCCAAGGCGCTGGGAAAGTCGCGGACTGAGGTCTACGACCCATCCATGCAATCGACAAATGACCACCATTCCGTTCTCGGTGGCGAGCTCGCCAAGGCGATCGAGCACGGGGACCTCGTCCTGCACTACCAACCCGTGATGGACCTCGCTTCGCGTTCCGTTGTCGGTTACGAGGCTCTTGTTCGATGGCAGCATCCGACGCGCGGTTTGCTCCTTCCGGGGGCCTTCCTCGGGCTCCTCGACGACCGCAAGCTCGCCACGGAACTCGGAACCGCTCTGGTGGAGCTGGCCGCGGCGTTCCTTGCCCAGTTCCCCGAGCCCGGCGTATGGGTCTCGCTGAACGTATCCGCCGACCAATTGGGCGACAGCGAATTTGCCAACTCGGTGCTCAGCGCGATCGCCCGCTACCGGCTGAGCCCTCAGAGGCTCGTCGTCGAGCTCACCGAGGCCTCACTCGTGGCGCCAAACACACGCATCCGCCATGAGTTGACCGAGTTGCGCAACGCGGGCGTCCCCATCCTTCTCGACGACTTCGGCACGGGAGTATCGCCGCTGTCGTACTTGAGAGACTTGCCGGTCTCGGGGGTCAAACTCGACATGTCCTTCGTCGCGGGCATTCCGGAGGACCCCTCCGGCGCCCGTGTGTCTCGGGCGCTCGGTGCCCTCGCGAGGGAGTTAGGCCTGGCCACGATTGCTGAGGGAATCGAAACCGAGTCTCAGGCCGACTTCCTGTCGCGATGCGGATGGAAGTACGGCCAGGGGTGGCTCTTCGGTGTGGCTCAGCCGGCCGCCGCGGTCTTCGCCATGGGATTGCCCTTCATGGAGAGCCTCATCGAGGCGCGTCCCCAGGAACTCGACAATCCATTTGACCTGCCGTCGGCGCGTAGCGCCCACTAG
- a CDS encoding FtsK/SpoIIIE family DNA translocase produces MRALKGVGSGSARLVGGGVRRLGRGARDVPHEVRRDGLALGLIIIAILVAASEWFQLDNPFGQFLHRLSAGTFGVLSVALPVLLVAMAIRLFRAPGAGDANYRIVFGSVLLALAVTGIIHIADHRPSPSDGLEPVQKAGGVLGFIVGTPLAALLTPGLAITVLVLLGLAFVLFIIGKPLREVIAFLVSQARRAVSGRGGDADDEGELDLPEHGTLERRKRASFKERVQARRKLDGYEADEPFASPALRDGVNGHRDFDAIVNPSISPYDRGPSTQEDARVPTPLHGYPRHGTPLGGIPNPYAPSGDAERDALDDADATALAARTEVLEVHGERTAPPTAVVPVGEQGELENSSPYVLPNPAILKPGAPHKTRSAANDRVVESLTSVLEQFQVDAHVTGFSRGPTVTRYEVELGQGVKVEKITQLAKNIAYAVASPDIRILSPIPGKMAIGIEIPNTDRETVSLGDVLRSPVATKNDHPMAIGIGKDVEGGYVMANLAKMPHLLVAGATGAGKSSFVNSMITSVLMRATPQEVRMVLVDPKRVELTVYEGIPHLITPIITDPKKAAQALEWVVKEMDTRYDDLAMYGYKHIDDFNKAVRAGKVKPLPGSERRITTYPYLLVIVDELADLMMVAPRDVEDSIQRITQLARAAGIHLVLATQRPSVDIVTGTIKANVPSRLAFATSSLADSRVVLDTPGAEKLIGQGDALFLPMGESKPMRVQGAWVTESEIHAAVEHVKKQAQPQFRDDVITVGNQAKVAADIGDDLQDLLAATELVITTQLGSTSMLQRKLRVGFAKAGRLMDLLESREIVGPSQGSKAREVFVTPDELASTLAILRGASSDTVGEPYVSDSEDGSWEDS; encoded by the coding sequence GTGCGCGCGCTGAAGGGCGTTGGGTCAGGCTCGGCTCGGCTCGTTGGCGGCGGAGTGCGGCGCCTGGGTCGAGGCGCACGCGATGTTCCGCATGAGGTGCGCAGGGATGGACTCGCTCTCGGCCTGATCATCATCGCGATCCTCGTGGCGGCGAGCGAGTGGTTCCAGCTCGACAACCCGTTTGGACAGTTCCTGCACCGGTTGTCCGCGGGCACGTTCGGCGTGCTTTCGGTAGCGCTTCCCGTGTTGCTAGTCGCGATGGCGATTCGCCTGTTCCGCGCCCCGGGTGCGGGAGACGCGAACTACCGCATCGTCTTTGGATCCGTCCTGCTTGCGCTCGCGGTCACCGGAATCATCCACATCGCCGATCATCGACCGTCGCCCTCGGATGGCCTTGAGCCGGTGCAGAAGGCGGGAGGGGTGCTCGGCTTCATTGTTGGAACTCCGCTCGCGGCCTTGCTCACACCAGGTCTGGCCATCACGGTGTTGGTGCTTCTAGGGCTCGCCTTCGTGCTCTTCATCATCGGCAAGCCGTTGCGTGAAGTCATTGCGTTCCTCGTGTCGCAGGCGCGGCGCGCGGTGTCTGGTCGTGGGGGAGACGCAGACGACGAAGGCGAACTGGACCTTCCCGAGCACGGCACGCTCGAGCGGCGCAAGCGCGCGAGCTTCAAGGAGCGGGTACAGGCGAGGCGCAAGCTCGACGGCTACGAGGCCGATGAGCCCTTCGCCAGCCCAGCCCTGCGGGACGGCGTCAACGGGCATCGCGACTTTGACGCGATCGTCAACCCCTCGATTTCGCCCTATGACAGGGGCCCGTCGACTCAGGAAGACGCTCGCGTGCCGACGCCGCTCCACGGATACCCTCGCCACGGCACCCCGCTCGGAGGCATTCCCAACCCGTATGCCCCGTCGGGGGATGCGGAGAGGGACGCGCTTGACGACGCCGATGCCACCGCGCTCGCGGCCCGTACCGAGGTCCTCGAGGTGCACGGCGAGCGGACCGCGCCTCCCACCGCCGTGGTGCCTGTAGGGGAGCAAGGCGAACTCGAGAACTCGAGCCCGTACGTGCTTCCCAACCCGGCCATCCTCAAGCCGGGCGCTCCGCACAAGACCCGGTCCGCGGCGAACGATCGTGTCGTCGAGTCGCTCACCAGCGTCCTGGAGCAGTTCCAGGTGGACGCGCATGTCACCGGCTTCTCGCGTGGCCCGACGGTGACGCGCTACGAGGTCGAGCTTGGCCAGGGCGTCAAGGTCGAAAAGATCACGCAGCTGGCCAAGAACATCGCGTACGCGGTGGCGAGCCCCGATATCCGCATACTTTCGCCCATCCCCGGCAAGATGGCGATCGGCATCGAGATTCCCAATACGGACCGCGAGACGGTGTCTCTTGGGGACGTGTTGCGTTCTCCCGTGGCAACCAAGAACGACCACCCGATGGCGATCGGCATCGGCAAGGACGTCGAGGGCGGCTACGTCATGGCGAACCTCGCCAAGATGCCTCACCTGCTGGTCGCGGGCGCGACCGGTGCGGGTAAGTCAAGCTTCGTGAACTCGATGATCACGTCCGTTCTCATGCGCGCCACCCCTCAAGAGGTGCGCATGGTGTTGGTTGACCCCAAGCGCGTCGAGCTCACCGTCTACGAAGGTATTCCGCACCTCATAACTCCAATCATCACCGACCCCAAAAAGGCGGCCCAGGCCCTCGAGTGGGTCGTGAAGGAGATGGATACTAGGTACGACGATCTTGCGATGTACGGATACAAGCACATCGACGACTTCAACAAGGCCGTGCGGGCGGGCAAGGTCAAGCCGCTGCCGGGCTCGGAGCGTCGCATTACGACCTATCCGTACCTGTTGGTCATCGTCGACGAGCTTGCCGACCTCATGATGGTCGCGCCTCGCGACGTCGAGGACTCGATTCAGCGCATCACCCAGTTGGCGCGCGCCGCAGGCATCCACTTGGTGCTTGCGACGCAGCGGCCGTCGGTCGATATCGTGACGGGAACTATTAAGGCAAACGTGCCCTCACGCCTTGCCTTCGCCACGTCTTCGCTTGCGGACAGCCGCGTCGTGCTCGACACTCCCGGTGCCGAGAAGCTCATCGGACAGGGCGATGCGCTCTTCCTGCCCATGGGGGAGTCCAAGCCGATGCGCGTTCAAGGCGCGTGGGTCACGGAAAGCGAGATCCACGCGGCCGTCGAGCACGTCAAGAAGCAGGCTCAACCCCAATTCAGGGATGACGTCATCACGGTGGGTAATCAGGCCAAGGTCGCCGCGGACATTGGCGACGACCTGCAAGACCTGCTCGCCGCAACGGAGCTCGTCATTACGACGCAGTTGGGGTCGACGTCGATGCTTCAACGGAAGCTCCGCGTGGGCTTCGCCAAGGCTGGTCGACTCATGGACTTGCTCGAGAGTCGAGAGATCGTTGGCCCCTCTCAGGGGTCCAAGGCGCGTGAGGTATTCGTCACTCCCGACGAACTGGCGTCCACGTTGGCTATTCTGCGGGGCGCATCCTCGGATACGGTGGGTGAACCGTACGTCAGTGACTCCGAGGATGGATCATGGGAGGATTCCTAG
- a CDS encoding metallopeptidase family protein yields the protein MSPVPMSHEEFEDLVRDAMDSLPDWTAPILQELAVLVEDAPAPGTTQPGTTLLGLYRGIPATAHGGRVAGSMPDTISLYRLPILSVCTRREDVPARVLKVLGHEVGHAMGISEAELRELGWF from the coding sequence ATGAGTCCGGTCCCGATGTCTCACGAGGAGTTCGAGGACCTCGTGCGGGACGCGATGGACTCTCTTCCGGACTGGACCGCTCCGATCCTCCAGGAACTCGCGGTGCTCGTGGAGGATGCGCCCGCGCCCGGCACTACGCAACCGGGGACCACACTCCTGGGCCTGTATCGCGGGATCCCCGCGACGGCACACGGCGGCCGCGTGGCGGGCTCGATGCCCGACACCATCAGTCTGTATCGGCTGCCCATCCTGTCGGTGTGCACGCGCCGCGAAGACGTTCCGGCGCGCGTGCTCAAGGTGCTGGGCCACGAGGTCGGCCACGCCATGGGCATCTCCGAGGCAGAACTGCGCGAACTCGGCTGGTTCTAG
- a CDS encoding aldo/keto reductase, with amino-acid sequence MHYRTLGNSGAVVSTFALGTMTFGAEADEATSHAILGDYLESGGNLIDTADVYSKGASEEIIGRWLAAHPTDKEQMVIATKGRFTMGSGHNDLGTSRRHLGRALDASLRRLGVEQIDLYQMHAWDAVTPLEETLRFLDDAVRSGKIAYYGFSNFLGWQLTKAVHLARANGFTPPVTLQPQYSLLVREIESEIVPACQDANIGLLPWSPLAGGWLTGKYQRDANPTGATRLGEDPERGMEAWEPRNKQERTWRILDTVGQIAKVKRVNQAQVSLAWLEAQPAVTSVILGARNTDQLADNLGATAVELTADELKRLDEVSAPVVSDYPYGAAGADQRHRAIDVSD; translated from the coding sequence ATGCACTATCGAACCCTTGGAAACAGCGGAGCCGTCGTGTCGACGTTCGCTCTGGGAACTATGACCTTCGGCGCGGAGGCCGACGAGGCGACGTCGCACGCCATCCTTGGCGACTACCTCGAATCCGGCGGCAATCTCATCGACACGGCCGACGTGTACAGCAAGGGGGCCTCGGAGGAGATCATCGGGCGCTGGCTCGCAGCGCACCCCACGGACAAAGAGCAGATGGTGATCGCCACCAAGGGACGCTTCACGATGGGCAGTGGCCACAATGACCTCGGCACGTCCCGGCGCCACCTCGGTCGCGCGCTTGACGCGTCGCTGAGGCGCCTCGGCGTGGAGCAGATCGACCTCTACCAGATGCACGCCTGGGACGCAGTGACTCCGCTTGAGGAAACGCTGCGATTCCTGGACGACGCCGTGCGTAGCGGCAAGATCGCCTACTACGGGTTCTCAAACTTCCTCGGCTGGCAACTGACCAAGGCCGTGCACCTGGCGCGTGCCAACGGCTTCACACCGCCCGTGACGCTCCAGCCGCAGTACAGCCTATTGGTGCGGGAGATCGAGTCCGAGATCGTGCCAGCCTGCCAGGATGCGAACATCGGCTTGCTGCCGTGGTCGCCACTCGCGGGCGGCTGGCTTACCGGCAAGTACCAGCGCGACGCCAACCCGACAGGAGCCACACGCCTGGGCGAGGACCCGGAACGCGGAATGGAGGCGTGGGAACCTCGCAACAAGCAGGAACGGACATGGCGGATCCTCGACACGGTCGGGCAGATAGCGAAGGTCAAGAGGGTCAATCAGGCGCAAGTGTCGCTTGCGTGGCTTGAGGCGCAGCCCGCCGTCACCTCGGTGATTCTGGGGGCGCGCAACACCGACCAACTCGCCGACAACCTCGGTGCCACCGCCGTCGAACTCACCGCCGACGAGCTCAAGCGTCTCGACGAGGTGAGCGCCCCCGTCGTCTCGGACTATCCCTACGGTGCAGCTGGCGCCGACCAACGCCACCGCGCCATCGACGTCAGCGACTGA
- a CDS encoding carbohydrate ABC transporter permease → MTTSVTRHQAPADGRNRREGAAQAASSRGARRRAARRQQLAAWLFITPVAIYLVLFYAYPLYRNLDLSFRDYTLRSFISGSADFVGLANYRDVLTDPAFGTALWNTVVFTGVSLLFQYAIGLALAVFFFRRFPLATTLRALFLVPWLLPLLVSASVWAWMLNSDSGVVNWFLESIGLNPIYWLTSPDCSTSAPSKRR, encoded by the coding sequence ATGACCACGTCAGTCACGCGCCACCAGGCGCCTGCTGACGGTCGAAACCGACGTGAGGGGGCGGCGCAAGCCGCCTCCTCACGCGGGGCTCGCCGCCGCGCCGCACGCAGACAACAGCTCGCTGCGTGGCTCTTCATCACTCCCGTCGCGATCTATCTCGTGCTTTTCTATGCCTACCCGCTCTACCGCAACCTCGACTTGAGCTTCCGCGACTACACGTTGCGATCCTTCATCAGCGGGTCCGCGGACTTCGTCGGTCTCGCAAACTACCGCGACGTTCTCACCGACCCCGCGTTTGGCACCGCGCTGTGGAACACCGTCGTCTTCACCGGCGTATCGCTGCTATTCCAGTACGCGATCGGGCTGGCACTCGCGGTGTTCTTCTTCCGCAGGTTCCCTCTCGCCACCACACTTCGCGCGCTCTTTCTCGTGCCGTGGTTACTGCCGCTGCTCGTCTCGGCGTCCGTTTGGGCGTGGATGCTGAACTCCGACTCGGGCGTCGTCAACTGGTTTCTCGAGAGCATCGGGCTCAACCCCATCTATTGGCTTACGTCACCGGACTGCTCTACATCCGCGCCCAGCAAAAGGCGATGA
- a CDS encoding carbohydrate ABC transporter permease: MTRQRRWHTTAIALVLTGIMLFLLYWMVNVSLTPRNELRKDPPNLFPMHATFEGYPRVLHEQFPYLGTSLLVGLGTVAITLALAAPAGFALAKLRPIGGSVLNFLLLVAQMIPGIIMAMGFYLILNNWGMLNTILGLIIADTTLAVPFAVLIFTAFMMGLPNELIQAARIAGAGQWRTFRSIVLPMSRNSIVTVALFAFLWSWSDFLFASTLNRGGSLQPVTIGIYRYLGNNTQDWIAIMATAAVASVPAAILLVIAQRYVAAGVTAGAVKE, from the coding sequence GTGACCCGCCAGCGACGGTGGCACACCACGGCGATAGCGCTCGTACTCACCGGCATCATGCTGTTCCTGCTGTACTGGATGGTCAACGTCTCCCTGACTCCGCGCAACGAGCTGCGCAAAGACCCCCCGAACCTCTTTCCCATGCACGCCACGTTCGAGGGTTACCCGCGCGTGCTCCACGAGCAGTTCCCCTACTTGGGAACTAGCCTGCTCGTGGGACTCGGCACCGTGGCCATCACTCTGGCGCTGGCCGCACCCGCAGGCTTCGCTCTCGCGAAACTGCGCCCGATAGGCGGTTCCGTCTTGAACTTCCTGCTGCTCGTGGCGCAAATGATCCCCGGCATCATCATGGCCATGGGGTTCTACCTCATTCTCAACAACTGGGGCATGCTCAACACGATTCTTGGCCTGATCATCGCCGATACCACGCTCGCGGTGCCGTTCGCCGTGCTGATCTTCACTGCGTTCATGATGGGCCTCCCGAACGAGTTGATTCAGGCCGCGCGCATCGCCGGGGCCGGCCAGTGGCGAACCTTTCGCTCGATCGTGTTGCCGATGAGCCGCAACTCGATCGTCACCGTGGCCCTCTTTGCCTTCCTGTGGTCGTGGTCCGACTTTCTCTTCGCCTCGACGCTCAACCGAGGTGGGTCACTGCAACCGGTCACGATCGGCATCTACCGCTACCTGGGGAACAACACGCAGGACTGGATCGCTATCATGGCGACTGCGGCGGTGGCATCCGTGCCCGCGGCCATCCTGCTCGTGATCGCCCAGCGCTATGTAGCTGCCGGAGTGACCGCCGGCGCCGTCAAAGAGTGA